AGTTGTTATGCTGTTAGCGGGAACCTCTGCGTTTGCCGCTGATACTCCGCTGACGGCGGCGCAATATGCGCAAAAGCTGGGGGTGGGGATGGATGTCGACTGGGCGCGTACCGATCGGGGTATCCGCGAGTTCGACCCGCTGATTGTGCGTGATTTCTACGACGCCGGTATCCGTCATGTGCGCATTCGCGTTGCCGATAATATGACGGAAGCGCGGCTTATCCACCTGCGTAAACTGGTGGAGGCCTGCGAACAGTATGGGGTGATTCCGATAATTGCCTATCAGGCAGACAGCTTCAAAGCCGATCCGGATGCCAAAAACGAAGCGCAGCTGGTGGCGTGGTGGTCAACGGTAGCGAACTTTTTCGGTACCGGGCACCCGATGCTCGGTTTTGATGTGATTTATGAACCGGCTGACAAACTTAACCGCGATTTGCCTGCCCTGAATCGCGCTTATGAAAATGTCGTGCGCACCCTGCATGATGTCGACGCTCAACGCATGATTTTTATTGCCCCGCGTATGCGCGCCGCGCCGGAAGATCTCTCCTCGCTGAAACTGCCGCCGCACAGCCAGAACTATTTGTTGGCTGAGTGGCACATTTTCCCGTGGGGGCCGCTGAAAAATAACGGTAAATATCCGTGGACATCGGGCACGGCGGCGGAAAAAGCCACCATCCGCGCGCGGATTAATACGGCGGTGCGCTGGCAGCAGAAATCCGGGCATGCCAGCTGGGTTGGCGGCTGGGCGGTAGGCGAATCCATTAAAAACGCGCCCACCGAATCGCAAATGGCTTTCGCCCGGTTTATGGCCTGCGAACTGAATAAGGTAAAAATTCCTTATGCTATCAATACCGATACGCAATTTTATGACGGGGAAGAGGGCGCATGGCGGCCAGGGCCGGAGCCGTTACTGAAAATGATGATTGCGCCGGAGTGCGACAAGCCCGACGCGAGGCCGGGCCATCATGAGGTTAAATCACCGGTTCATGGCGAGAAAAACGCGTCGCCAGCGGCAGCCAGCACAACAGAATTAAAAGCCCCGCCAGCG
The Kosakonia oryzae genome window above contains:
- a CDS encoding cellulase family glycosylhydrolase: MLKPLIAVVMLLAGTSAFAADTPLTAAQYAQKLGVGMDVDWARTDRGIREFDPLIVRDFYDAGIRHVRIRVADNMTEARLIHLRKLVEACEQYGVIPIIAYQADSFKADPDAKNEAQLVAWWSTVANFFGTGHPMLGFDVIYEPADKLNRDLPALNRAYENVVRTLHDVDAQRMIFIAPRMRAAPEDLSSLKLPPHSQNYLLAEWHIFPWGPLKNNGKYPWTSGTAAEKATIRARINTAVRWQQKSGHASWVGGWAVGESIKNAPTESQMAFARFMACELNKVKIPYAINTDTQFYDGEEGAWRPGPEPLLKMMIAPECDKPDARPGHHEVKSPVHGEKNASPAAASTTELKAPPASSASQG